A region of Haliotis asinina isolate JCU_RB_2024 chromosome 9, JCU_Hal_asi_v2, whole genome shotgun sequence DNA encodes the following proteins:
- the LOC137296034 gene encoding uncharacterized protein, with translation MMKDDRKCVMKKKWRWFFLSILLIILVCVWFYPSCRGLNTTTFITADGVYSVWPQFTADTVFTQKYFDERCFRSTDMSIGTLDSFVKEWGMSSKAECRDLYQRFTAMFSVSKRPAPLILPKPFQAKVKNWLGGSEELFQQVYKQEVTHVFNRITREYTIFNPLRDKRPIKTPDEPERHYVERLTVNSKESCDFCNYKNFTAEHVTHRLESSMSYTASNTFKMEKWHALFMFKKHHPLNWNKAEFMDLMRLSQEWFKVAHQRDPIAQYPQMVWDLLPHSGASQIHPHVHGFLSPHRYHGVVEAWREGAEEYYRRFNHNYFTDLVSVYSAMGLSVRHKEAVAIANIVPKKDHEVVILSPTPGESFFELIYYTLRAFIDDIDKLCFSVGIGLPPLDSHAGVIPAHARIVTRGAVAEIRTDMSSLELFAGTNVNIDPYKVIKLVRSSIKRRHS, from the exons ATGATGAAAGATGACAGGAAGTGCGTAATGAAGAAGAAATGGAGATGGTTCTTCTTGAGTATTTTACTGATaattcttgtgtgtgtgtggttttacCCATCATGCCGTGgtctcaacacaacaacctTCATCACAGCTGACGGAGTGTACTCCGTGTGGCCGCAGTTCACCGCAGACACAGTATTCACGCAG aaatattttgatgaaCGCTGCTTCCGTTCGACAGATATGTCAATAGGCACATTGGATTCCTTTGTGAAGGAATGGGGAATGTCTTCAAAGGCTGAATGCAG GGATCTGTACCAACGCTTTACAGCTATGTTCTCTGTGTCCAAGAGACCAGCACCACTTATCTTGCCCAAACCATTCCAAGCCAAAGTGAAGAACTGGCTTGGTGGTAGTGAAGAGTTATTCCAGCAGGTTTATAAGCAG GAAGTGACTCATGTTTTCAACCGAATTACCCGGGAGTACACCATCTTCAACCCTCTGAGGGACAAACGGCCCATTAAGACTCCCGATGAGCCAGAGAGACATTA tgtcGAAAGACTGACTGTGAACAGTAAGGAATCCTGCGATTTCTGCAATTATAAAAA TTTCACGGCAGAGCATGTGACACACCGCCTCGAGTCTTCCATGTCTTACACAGCATCAAACACGTTCAAGATGGAGAAGTGGCACGCCCTGTTCATGTTCAAAAAGCATCACCCACTCAACTGGAACAAGGCCGAGTTCATGGATCTCATGAGACTCTCGCAAGAGTG GTTCAAGGTTGCCCACCAGCGAGACCCCATTGCTCAGTACCCCCAGATGGTGTGGGACCTCCTCCCCCACTCTGGTGCCAGCCAGATACACCCCCATGTACACGGATTCCTCAGCCCACACAGGTATCATG GTGTGGTAGAAGCTTGGAGGGAAGGAGCAGAGGAGTACTACCGCAGGTTCAACCACAACTATTTCACAGACCTCGTCTCTGTCTACAGTGCCATGGGTCTGTCAGTCAGACATAAGGAAGCAGTGGCCATTGCCAATATA GTGCCAAAGAAGGACCATGAAGTGGTCATCTTGAGCCCCACACCTGGGGAAAGCTTCTTCGAGCTTATCTACTATACACTTCGAG CCTTCATCGATGATATTGACAAGCTTTGCTTCAGTGTTGGGATTGGTCTTCCGCCTTTG GATTCTCATGCAGGCGTGATCCCAGCGCATGCTCGTATCGTGACTCGAGGGGCTGTGGCAGAAATCAGGACAGACATGAGCTCCCTTGAGCTGTTCGCT gGTACAAACGTTAATATTGATCCGTATAAGGTGATCAAACTTGTCCGTTCCTCCATCAAGCGTCGCCATTCTTGA